The Amycolatopsis sp. 195334CR genome window below encodes:
- the cmdF gene encoding tyrosine 2,3-aminomutase yields the protein MTDSVVDAEMPVTFDGESLDIAGVRRVAAREVKCTVAPESMAKAATSRKIFEETVNQGAPVYGVTTGYGEMIYMQVDVSKEVELQTNLVRSHSSGVGPLFSEEESRAMLAARLNALAKGYSAVRPELLDRLALYLNLGITPAIPEIGSLGASGDLAPLSHIAITLIGEGYLLKDGQRVETGPVLRAHGIKPLELRFKEGLAMINGTSAMTGLGSLVVGRALDQVRQAEIVTALVLETLQASTSPFLAEGHDIARPHRGQIDTAFNMRALMEGTALALEHAELRRQAEAARDETGVTKTEVYLQKAYTLRAIPQVVGAVRDTIYHAQEKLTTELNSSNDNPLFFEGQEIFHGANFHGQPIAFALDFVNLGLTQLGVFSERRTNRLLNRYLSEGLPEFLVAGDPGLNSGFAGAQYPATALVAENRTIGPASIQSVPSNGDNQDVVSMGLIAARNARKVSGNVNYILAVEFLAAAQAVDLSGRYEGLSPVSKATYDMVRSLVPTLDRDRFMSDDIEAVAAAISRGEFLDAARQSGVELR from the coding sequence TCGAGGAGACGGTCAACCAGGGCGCGCCGGTGTACGGGGTCACCACCGGCTACGGCGAGATGATCTACATGCAGGTGGACGTCTCGAAGGAGGTGGAGCTGCAGACCAACCTGGTGCGCAGCCACAGCTCCGGGGTGGGCCCGCTGTTCTCCGAGGAGGAGTCGCGCGCGATGCTCGCCGCCCGGCTCAACGCGCTGGCGAAGGGCTACTCCGCGGTGCGGCCCGAGTTGCTCGACCGGCTCGCGCTGTACCTGAACCTCGGCATCACCCCGGCCATCCCGGAGATCGGCTCGCTGGGTGCCTCCGGTGACCTCGCGCCGCTCTCGCACATCGCGATCACCCTGATCGGCGAGGGCTACCTGCTCAAGGACGGCCAGCGGGTGGAGACCGGCCCGGTGCTCCGGGCGCACGGCATCAAGCCGCTCGAACTGCGGTTCAAAGAGGGCCTGGCGATGATCAACGGCACCTCGGCGATGACCGGGCTCGGCTCGCTGGTGGTCGGCCGCGCGCTGGACCAGGTGCGGCAGGCGGAGATCGTCACCGCGCTGGTGCTGGAGACCCTGCAGGCCTCCACCAGCCCGTTCCTGGCCGAGGGCCACGACATCGCGCGCCCGCACCGCGGCCAGATCGACACCGCGTTCAACATGCGCGCGCTGATGGAGGGCACCGCGCTCGCGCTGGAGCACGCCGAACTGCGCCGCCAGGCCGAGGCCGCCCGCGACGAGACCGGTGTCACCAAGACCGAGGTGTACCTGCAGAAGGCGTACACGCTGCGCGCCATCCCGCAGGTGGTCGGCGCGGTCCGCGACACGATCTACCACGCCCAGGAGAAGCTGACCACCGAGCTGAACTCCAGCAACGACAACCCGTTGTTCTTCGAGGGCCAGGAGATCTTCCACGGGGCGAACTTCCACGGCCAGCCGATCGCCTTCGCGCTGGACTTCGTCAACCTGGGCCTGACCCAGCTGGGCGTGTTCTCCGAGCGGCGCACGAACCGGCTGCTCAACCGCTACCTCAGCGAGGGCCTGCCCGAGTTCCTCGTGGCCGGTGACCCGGGCCTGAACAGCGGTTTCGCCGGCGCGCAGTACCCGGCCACCGCGCTGGTCGCGGAGAACCGGACGATCGGCCCGGCCAGCATCCAGAGCGTGCCGTCCAACGGCGACAACCAGGACGTGGTCAGCATGGGCCTGATCGCCGCCCGCAACGCGCGCAAGGTCTCCGGCAACGTCAACTACATCCTGGCCGTGGAGTTCCTGGCCGCGGCGCAGGCGGTGGACCTGTCCGGGCGCTACGAAGGGCTGAGCCCGGTCTCCAAGGCGACCTACGACATGGTGCGCTCGCTGGTGCCCACGCTGGACCGCGACCGCTTCATGAGCGACGACATCGAGGCCGTGGCCGCGGCCATCTCGCGCGGCGAGTTCCTCGACGCGGCGCGGCAAAGCGGCGTCGAACTGCGCTGA